The window TCTTTATTTGAAGTATATTTCTATGACAAAATGAAATTCACATACCAAAATATGATTCGGATTGAAGTTCGGATACCTTTGATGTAATTTATTCGCCCGTAAATGAATCAAGCAAATCAAACTTGTCAGGGATGCGATTCCAGGGATTTGGTTGAAGTGTCCCTAACACTTGTTCCACCTGATCACTACTACGATTTCCCGTTTTGCAGAAATTAGCAAAGTGTTCACAGTTGTTAGCAACAAGATCATAGTTTCCGAACCCACGTATTAGCAGTTGATCAGCAAGCTTCAATACTTCATGACATGGTTTTGAATTACGGTGACCTTTGACCTTGACGGAGCCATCTAAGAGGAAGCAAGCAAGGCATGTTTTAATAACACCAAGCTGCTGCTGATTCCCTTTGAATCCGCACACTAAACAGTCACTTTTCTCAGCTCTGGACCGCACACATATTTTATTTGCTGTCGAGGTGTAGTGAATTACATACTTCACTCCTCCCACATCGCCTACATATATTCCTGCAACCAATATAAGTTCGAAATCACCACAAAATGGTTACTTTTTTATGGACACATTGAATTAATTAAAAACCCCAAATAGACTAACCATGGTGAGAGTATACACCACTCTGCCGAAATATATGATCACCCTCTTTCAGTTGAAGGTTGTTGCTAGTACTGCTACCATGGTTATCTCCCATTTTTGCTGATTGATTAATTGCTAATATTAACTTATATAGACTGCCTAATTACTACGTTTGATTAATTGCTATATTAACTTATATAGACTGCCTAATTATCATGGTATTTTTCACactcttaacttgtccaaattgatcattttacccctccccaactcatcgaatgtcctatttaccctcttcaactccataaaagtggtatttctcgccccttatgatcctatttatccccttaacttcataaaagtagtatttcttacccttttatagtgtaaaattaataggacttattaaaatgagtttgaaaatatatttttttaatatcaacttttttattttgttctaatttgataattatattgatcgttcatgtgtttattacaataatattgtattactataattagataatcaaaatttaactagccaaaaaattgaaaagagaatgaatgaatataagatacaaataacaagaacattaatgcaaacaagttaaagacattatatgtagggataaggtaccaaaaaaggcctatggttttttgggaagtattaatttaggttaCACATAccaaatagcaccaatatatgtttaacgtttaaaaagatattaatttaggtctcgataatggattgtaaggggtgagaaatacctcttttatggagttaagggggtaaataagacattctatgagttgagagaataaatggacaagttgagggggtgggaaataccacttttatggagttaagagggtaaataagacattcgattagttgagggggtaaaatgaccaatttggacaagttaagggggctggtgGAGCATTAGaccttttatttttgttttggaatttgtttgtgataattaaataataaagggattaatttataaaataaataaagataaagataaaattaattcttttccctttgccttttgatttttttaaaaccgTTAGTAAATTTGgaatgtgtttgctaacagaatcaaACTCAACGTACTTATTtgccaacttttaaaccacatgattTATGTTTGAGAATGActcaaaccacatggtttattttgtacttattgttattattagaaaaaattacaaaactaggtcacattggaggctcatttacatatttaacccatttactcaacctactacatatctagactcattttgtgtgacttttccataataccctcaatatttacgcgcgtctcgccCTCTCccatctgacttcgcagattccatattatgcgaagcctgcgaagctaatgtttgggtttatatgcgaagcctgcgaagctaaagtatggtttacttgatgaatttagttcgcatatgcgaagctaaagtatggtttacttgatgaatttagttcgcatatgcgaagcctgcaaagctaaagtttggtttacttgatgaatttagtgcGCATATGCTAAGCTAAAGTTTGGTtcacttgatgaatttagttcgcatatgcgaagcctggatatgttttgaagctaattcgcgaagtggtatataacaaaaaatggcaagcaacaacggattctaacattaaaatcataacattatcaaaatttacaacaagattgccacaataacaacattaaaatcataacattatcaaaatttacaacaagattgtcacaataaaactcataacaaatcacttcaaaatGAACCtgactaatccggtaccaattttgaagcggatgagtaat is drawn from Euphorbia lathyris chromosome 9, ddEupLath1.1, whole genome shotgun sequence and contains these coding sequences:
- the LOC136206897 gene encoding protein LEAD-SENSITIVE 1-like — encoded protein: MGDNHGSSTSNNLQLKEGDHIFRQSGVYSHHGIYVGDVGGVKYVIHYTSTANKICVRSRAEKSDCLVCGFKGNQQQLGVIKTCLACFLLDGSVKVKGHRNSKPCHEVLKLADQLLIRGFGNYDLVANNCEHFANFCKTGNRSSDQVEQVLGTLQPNPWNRIPDKFDLLDSFTGE